GGGGGGGGGGGGGGGGGTAAGGAAAGAGTACCATTCCGAGGACTGTGATTTTTCGCCGCTTGTCGCAAAGTTTGAAAATTTGGATAAAATAACTTTAGGTTTTGGGGACAAAAAGACCAAGCGATCGGTAAAAGACGCATATCTAAATTTTGTTTTGTTAGATCGTTAAGCAGATAAAATTTTATAATCTTGTAGATATCATTCAAGCATTTAAATAAAAGTGCGGCAACGACAGCTATACTAGCAACGCTAAAATAGTAAATTTTTACAAAGGAATGGACGTAAGGTAAGTCCTGTTGATTACGGCCCTTTCGTCTTGAAAAGATTTTTATGAAAGAAATACTTAAATTTTTAAGATTAAACTACGGCTTTAAAAGCGGTCTTGCTGTAGTTTTAGTAATTTTGGATATAATCGCCCTTAAAAACTAAGGTAAAAAATGTTCATAGATAGCGTAAAATTTAGCGTCAAATCAGGCGACGGCGGCGCGGGCTGCGTCAGCTTCCGCCGCGAAAAATTCGTCATCTCAGGCGGTCCCGACGGCGGCGACGGCGGCGACGGCGGCGACGTGTATTTTAGGGTCGATAAAAACTCCCACACCCTCTCATCCTACAAGGGCAAGCGGGAGTTTAAGGCGCAAAACGGCGTGCCCGGCGAGGGTCGCAAAAAGACGGGCAAAAGCGGCGAGGATCTCTATCTCATCGTCCCTCCCGGCACTAGCGTTTACGACGAAGATAGCGGCGAGCTAGTGCTTGATATGCTAAACGACGGCGAGACGAAGCTGTTTTTGCGGGGCGGTAAAGGCGGGCTTGGCAACGTGCACTTTAAAAGCTCGATCAATCAAGCCCCAGAATATGCGCAAAAAGGCCTTGAAGGCGAAACGCGCGAGGTGAGATTGGAGCTAAAACTTATCGCCGACGTGGGGCTCGTGGGCTTTCCAAACGTGGGCAAAAGCACGCTAATCTCGACCGTTTCAAACGCCAAACCTCAGATCGCAAACTATGAGTTTACCACCCTTACGCCAAAGCTCGGTCTCGTCGAGGTTGACGAATACAGCGGCTTTGTCATGGCCGATATCCCGGGCATTATCGAGGGCGCAAGCGAAGGGCGCGGGCTTGGCGTGCAGTTTTTAAAACACGTCGAGCGCACGAAAATTTTACTTTTTATGCTCGATCTTGCGAACTACCGCAGCCTTGAGGAGCAGTTTGACGCGCTGAGGGCCGAGACGGCGAAATTTTCAGAGGGACTTGCAAAAAGAGACTATGCGATCGCTCTAACTCGCGCGGACGCGGCAGAAAATTTGCAGGAAAAATTTGACGCGTTTTTGTCGCATTTGGGGCTCGCGGGCACGGCGGGCGAGATGAAATTTAAACAAGATATTTATGAGTTTGACGCCGCTAAGCCGTTTTTCGTGATGCCGATATCTTCGGCTACGGGACAAAATATAAATGAGCTAAAATTTAACCTGCTTGAGCTACTTAAAAAGGAGCTGTAGATTGCGCCAAAAGCCGCGCCGAAGAGGGCTTTTGCGAATGCAGACCTTAAGCAATGCGCCCGTATATGCGGGTAAATTTTATGTTTATCGCTCGCAAAAGCCGCAAAAAGATAAAATTTAAGGAGGCGAAATGAGTAAAATTTTTATTCTAGTATTTTTATGCTTCGGCGCATACGGTTGCGATCCCGCCGATCCGGTGCCGAATTTTATGGACTTTAACGACAAGGATCACGACGGCGCGCTGAGCTTGCAGGAGTGGATGGCGAGCGAGGTGCCGTCCGGGCTGAAAGTAGAGCTAAATCTGCGCTCAGGCTCGGAATTCAAGAGGTTGGACGCTAATCATGACGGCAAGATTAGCCTAGAAGAGCTGAGGGCGAAATCCTCTGCAAAGATTGATTGGTCCGAAGATCCGTGCGCTTTTTGGCCGTGGAAGGATCAAAGCGGAGATGAAAATCAATCCGCCGTCAAATAAATGCGAAAAACGGCAATAATGCTGCCGTTTGCGCGGGGTTTGGTTTGTGCGACGCGTATAAATTTTACTTCGCGCGAGCGAGTGCGGATCGGTTTTGCTCCGCGGTTTGCGTAAAAATTTATTTCGAGTACGATTAGCACCCGCGCGATCGTTTGCGCCTTGATTTGGCTAAATTTAAAGGAAAAGAATGAATATAATTTTTATGGGAACGCCCGAGTATGCGGCTAAAATTTTACGCGCGCTTACGGAGGCGAAATTTGAGATCGCGGCCGTTTTTACGCAGCCCGACAAGCCCGTCGGTAGGAAACAAATTTTAACTCCGAGCGAGGTTAAAGTTTACGCGCAGCAGTATCTGCCCGCCGTGCCGATATTTCAGCCTGCGAGTTTAAAAGACGAGGCGGCCGCAGCGCAGATAAAAGAGCTAGAGCCTGATTTTATCGTGGTTGCGGCATACGGTAAAATTTTGCCGCAGGCCGTCCTTGATGTCGCGCCCTGCATAAACCTGCACGCCTCGATCCTGCCAAAATACCGCGGCGCAAGCCCGATCCAAAGCGCGCTACTAGCGGGCGAGAAGCAGACGGGCGTGACGGCGATGCTGATGGATGCGGGGCTTGATACGGGCGATATGCTTGATTTTGCCTACACGCCTTGCAAGGACAAAACGGCCGTGCAGCTCTTTGACGAGCTCGGGGATCTGGCGGGCGAGCTGATAGTTCGAGTGCTGCGAAATTTTGCGAATTTGACGCCGCTCAAACAAGACGACGCGCAGGCCACGCATTGCAAAAAAATAAGCAAATCAGACGGACTTTTTAGCTTTGAACAAAGCGCGGAGCAGATTTATAATAAATTTCGCGCGCTAACGCCCTGGCCGGGGATTTATCTAGCTAGCGGGTTAAAAATTTTAGAACTAGAGCTTTTGCGCGAATATTGCGAGCGTAAATTTGAACGCGCGGGCGAAATTCTGCACGTCGACAAGCTCGGCTTTTGCGTTTCTTGCGGCGAGGGCGCGGTTAAGATCATAAAGGTGCAAGAGCCCGGCAAAAAGCCCGTGGATGCTAGCGCGTATCTAAACGGCAAGCGGCTAAAGATCGGCGATCTGCTATGCTAAGCGGGATTTTAAATTCTCGCG
This window of the uncultured Campylobacter sp. genome carries:
- the fmt gene encoding methionyl-tRNA formyltransferase, which encodes MNIIFMGTPEYAAKILRALTEAKFEIAAVFTQPDKPVGRKQILTPSEVKVYAQQYLPAVPIFQPASLKDEAAAAQIKELEPDFIVVAAYGKILPQAVLDVAPCINLHASILPKYRGASPIQSALLAGEKQTGVTAMLMDAGLDTGDMLDFAYTPCKDKTAVQLFDELGDLAGELIVRVLRNFANLTPLKQDDAQATHCKKISKSDGLFSFEQSAEQIYNKFRALTPWPGIYLASGLKILELELLREYCERKFERAGEILHVDKLGFCVSCGEGAVKIIKVQEPGKKPVDASAYLNGKRLKIGDLLC
- the obgE gene encoding GTPase ObgE, yielding MFIDSVKFSVKSGDGGAGCVSFRREKFVISGGPDGGDGGDGGDVYFRVDKNSHTLSSYKGKREFKAQNGVPGEGRKKTGKSGEDLYLIVPPGTSVYDEDSGELVLDMLNDGETKLFLRGGKGGLGNVHFKSSINQAPEYAQKGLEGETREVRLELKLIADVGLVGFPNVGKSTLISTVSNAKPQIANYEFTTLTPKLGLVEVDEYSGFVMADIPGIIEGASEGRGLGVQFLKHVERTKILLFMLDLANYRSLEEQFDALRAETAKFSEGLAKRDYAIALTRADAAENLQEKFDAFLSHLGLAGTAGEMKFKQDIYEFDAAKPFFVMPISSATGQNINELKFNLLELLKKEL